In a genomic window of Ranitomeya imitator isolate aRanImi1 chromosome 5, aRanImi1.pri, whole genome shotgun sequence:
- the LOC138680822 gene encoding uncharacterized protein: MELRPTESNLTERETGSDSELLIDPVAEDAEMAGPSGQATGSNHPPPPPQPAAASSAPQEANPEVDEGAQSSSPTLALDTSPQPTTRPNRGRRRRVALNIGTRRQVDTGVLDYLSRAAHDDGEEAYYRSLARYLWPIPRSLRLRTRGCIQILLDAATPPNNPTNIFNYLEWWQMSGTNLLAVQDLPQDQSQTVSAPPPQPIAPQQQPAQSTQQAQNRGIYDFAAHPQSDHLNRHMFGGWSQHVSARHCHIGGSDQMGQSSTQDLMPFYPPHQVLAHTHDRNLQQHPQFISALTQVDSVVGQPPRPSSAHAGHPPSPSPPPTYHNL, translated from the exons atggagctacgacc aacagagtcaaatctgactgaaagagagactggatctgactcagagttgctgattgaccctgttgctgaagatgcagaaatggctggaccatctgggcaagcaacaggcagcaaccacccaccaccaccaccacaaccagcagcagcgtcttctgctccacaggaggcaaatcctgaggttgatgaaggagcccagagcagcagtccaacattggctctggatacatcaccacagcctactaccagaccaaaccgtggtcgtcgcagaagggtggctttgaacattggcaccaggaggcaagttgataccggggtgttggactatttgtcccgagctgcccatgacgatggggaggaagcttactaccgcagtcttgcccgctatttatggcccattccacgctcgctcaggctgcggaccagaggttgcatccaaattttgctagatgcggcaacacccccaaacaaccccactaataTTTTTAATTATCTTGAATGGTGGCAAATGTCAGGtacaaaccttctggcggtgcaagaccttccacaggaccaatcacaaaccgtgtcagcaccacccccgcaacctatagctccccaacaacagcctgcacaaagcacacaacaagcccaaaacaggggtatttatgattttgcagcacatccccaatctgaccacttgaacagacacatgtttggaggctggtcccaacatgtgtctgctcgacattgccatattgggggttctgaccaaatgggtcaatccagtacccaggacttgatgcccttctaccctccacatcaagtgttagctcatacacatgatcgcaacttgcagcaacaccctcaatttatatctgcactaacacaggtagacagtgtggttggtcaaccacccaggccaagttccgcacatgctggacacccgccatcaccatcaccacccccaacctaccataacctgtaa